A stretch of the Streptomyces venezuelae genome encodes the following:
- a CDS encoding TetR/AcrR family transcriptional regulator — translation MRQNPERRAALLDAAIEVLAREGSRGLTLRAVDKEAGVPTGTASNYFADRAQMLGQILRRTRERLVPDQAALAGPLDTAALLRDLVDRMRRERSVHIAMLELRLEGTRRPELQQELAAFQGLELEANVTWHLDAGLPGDRTGVVLLYLAMLGLIVDDLTAPELLARYPVDGLIDTMVERLLPEGSAGSGG, via the coding sequence ATGCGCCAGAACCCCGAACGCCGCGCCGCGCTGCTCGACGCCGCCATCGAAGTCCTCGCCCGCGAGGGCTCGCGCGGGCTGACCCTGCGCGCGGTGGACAAGGAAGCCGGCGTCCCGACCGGCACGGCCTCGAACTACTTCGCCGACCGGGCCCAGATGCTCGGCCAGATCCTGCGCCGCACCCGCGAACGCCTGGTCCCGGACCAGGCCGCGCTGGCCGGGCCGCTGGACACCGCGGCCCTGCTGCGGGACCTGGTGGACCGGATGCGGCGGGAGCGCAGCGTCCACATCGCCATGCTGGAACTGCGCCTGGAAGGCACCCGGCGGCCCGAACTCCAGCAGGAGCTGGCCGCGTTCCAGGGCCTCGAACTGGAGGCCAACGTGACCTGGCACCTGGACGCCGGGCTGCCCGGGGACCGCACCGGCGTGGTGCTCCTCTACCTCGCCATGCTCGGTCTGATCGTGGACGACCTGACCGCCCCCGAACTGCTGGCCCGCTACCCGGTCGACGGGCTGATCGACACGATGGTGGAACGGCTGCTGCCGGAGGGTTCCGCCGGCTCCGGCGGCTGA
- a CDS encoding APC family permease — translation MRRIRRRINPKRMLVGEPLDTARLGETLLPKRLALPIFCSDPLSSVAYATEEILLILALGGVALLHLAWYAAAAIVFLLVVVVASYRQTCHAYPGGGGAYVVSAENLGQTAALTAASALLVDYVLTVAVSVVSGVAAITSAIPALSDHQVGLSVAFVVLLTVMNLRGVRESGRVFALPTYGFVLVIYLMFAVAAVRLATGETIRAESADLPIIAEGTYTGIALVLLAMRAFASGCTALTGVEAISNGVPAFRPPKSRNAANTLAAMGALSVTMFLGITILAMVYRVHVAADPTELGLPPGTPMSTALAQIGRATFGDWHFLFYLLQAVTAGVLILAANTAFNGFPMLASILARDRYAPRQLFNRGDRLVYSNGIVLLALAAIALIVAFDAELTRLIQLYIIGVFVSFTLSQSGMVRHWKRELADPATPAAARIHIHRRRAINAVGAVMTSVVLVIVLVTKFTHGAWLVVIAMPLLFLGMKGVRRHYDQVARQVAVAPGVRPPRPSRHHVVVLVAAVHAPTLKAVGFAQALRPDSLTALSVAADEAAAARLREAWDAHDPGVPLTILHSPYREVIRPVLTRIQELAAEESTDILSVVIPEFVVGHWWEQPLHNQNALRLKARLLFTPGVAVIDVPYLLESARPPGTAGS, via the coding sequence ATGAGGCGTATCAGAAGGCGTATCAACCCGAAGCGCATGCTGGTCGGTGAACCGCTCGACACCGCCCGGCTGGGCGAGACCCTGCTGCCCAAGCGGCTCGCCCTGCCGATCTTCTGCAGCGACCCGCTCTCCTCGGTGGCGTACGCCACCGAGGAGATCCTGCTGATCCTCGCCCTCGGCGGGGTGGCCCTGCTGCACCTCGCCTGGTACGCCGCCGCCGCGATCGTCTTCCTGCTGGTGGTGGTCGTCGCCTCCTACCGGCAGACCTGCCACGCCTACCCCGGGGGCGGCGGGGCGTACGTCGTCAGTGCCGAGAACCTCGGCCAGACCGCCGCGCTGACCGCCGCCAGCGCCCTGCTGGTCGACTACGTGCTGACCGTGGCCGTCTCGGTGGTTTCCGGCGTGGCCGCCATCACCTCCGCCATCCCCGCCCTCTCGGACCACCAAGTCGGCCTGTCCGTGGCCTTCGTGGTGCTGCTGACGGTGATGAACCTGCGCGGCGTACGCGAATCGGGACGGGTCTTCGCCCTCCCCACCTACGGGTTCGTCCTCGTCATCTACCTGATGTTCGCCGTCGCCGCGGTCCGGCTGGCCACCGGTGAGACCATCCGCGCCGAATCGGCCGACCTGCCGATCATCGCGGAGGGCACCTACACCGGAATCGCCCTGGTACTGCTCGCCATGCGCGCCTTCGCCTCCGGCTGTACCGCCCTGACCGGGGTGGAGGCGATCAGCAACGGCGTCCCCGCCTTCCGGCCGCCCAAGAGCCGCAACGCCGCGAACACCCTGGCCGCCATGGGAGCCCTCTCGGTCACCATGTTCCTCGGGATCACGATCCTCGCCATGGTCTACCGGGTCCATGTCGCCGCCGACCCGACCGAACTCGGCCTGCCGCCCGGCACCCCCATGTCCACGGCCCTCGCCCAGATCGGCCGCGCCACCTTCGGTGACTGGCACTTCCTCTTCTACCTGCTCCAGGCCGTCACCGCGGGGGTGCTGATCCTCGCGGCGAACACCGCCTTCAACGGCTTCCCGATGCTCGCCTCGATCCTCGCGCGGGACCGGTACGCGCCGCGCCAGCTCTTCAACCGCGGCGACCGGCTCGTCTACTCCAACGGCATCGTGCTGCTGGCGCTCGCCGCGATCGCCCTCATCGTCGCCTTCGACGCCGAGCTGACCCGCCTCATCCAGCTCTACATCATCGGCGTCTTCGTCTCCTTCACCCTCTCCCAGTCGGGCATGGTCCGGCACTGGAAGCGGGAGCTCGCCGACCCCGCCACCCCGGCCGCCGCACGCATCCACATCCACCGCCGCCGCGCCATCAACGCGGTCGGCGCCGTGATGACCTCGGTGGTCCTGGTCATCGTCCTGGTCACCAAGTTCACCCACGGCGCCTGGCTGGTGGTCATCGCGATGCCGCTGCTCTTCCTCGGCATGAAGGGGGTGCGCCGCCACTACGACCAGGTCGCCCGGCAGGTCGCGGTCGCCCCCGGGGTCCGCCCGCCGCGGCCCTCCCGCCACCATGTGGTGGTGCTGGTGGCCGCGGTGCACGCACCCACCCTCAAGGCCGTCGGCTTCGCCCAGGCGCTGCGCCCGGACAGCCTCACCGCGCTCAGTGTGGCCGCCGACGAGGCGGCGGCGGCCCGGCTGCGGGAGGCGTGGGACGCGCACGACCCGGGCGTACCGCTGACGATCCTGCACTCGCCCTACCGGGAGGTGATCCGACCGGTGCTGACACGGATCCAGGAACTCGCGGCCGAGGAGAGCACCGACATCCTGTCCGTGGTGATCCCGGAGTTCGTGGTCGGCCACTGGTGGGAGCAACCCCTGCACAACCAGAACGCGCTGCGGCTGAAGGCCCGGCTGCTGTTCACCCCGGGAGTGGCCGTGATCGACGTTCCCTATCTGCTGGAATCGGCCAGACCGCCGGGGACCGCCGGCAGCTGA
- a CDS encoding transcriptional regulator — protein sequence MTGTRLTGAQLTAPDPAVVSPLLSRLAAERATGALLRDRGTLFLEDGRIVHAESPATPGLDVLLTSGGGLTPERWREAVDRAGARRQVARFLVDSGGLAGGELEICHIAAMYDAAFFALSPGSGPSRFRRGATHWIGSVHSVPAASVERETRRRRELLDAVWPYPALDTAPVLPRPAAPGQTVTCRQRILLRHADGIRTPAELAWTLGRPAFHTLLDVRRLAAAGLVETPHAPAPQPVAAPLPDWVTQAQSPDVALLRRLRDALEASL from the coding sequence ATGACCGGCACCCGCCTCACCGGTGCCCAACTCACCGCCCCCGACCCCGCCGTGGTCTCCCCGCTGCTCAGCCGGCTCGCCGCCGAACGCGCCACCGGCGCCCTGTTACGCGACCGGGGCACCCTCTTCCTGGAGGACGGCCGGATCGTCCACGCGGAGAGCCCGGCCACCCCGGGCCTGGACGTCCTCCTCACCAGCGGCGGCGGGCTCACCCCCGAACGCTGGCGGGAGGCCGTGGACCGGGCCGGAGCCCGCCGCCAGGTCGCCCGCTTCCTGGTGGACAGCGGCGGCCTGGCCGGCGGCGAACTGGAGATCTGCCATATCGCCGCCATGTACGACGCCGCCTTCTTCGCCCTCTCCCCGGGTTCGGGCCCCTCCCGGTTCCGGCGCGGCGCCACCCACTGGATCGGCTCCGTCCACTCCGTCCCGGCCGCCTCGGTGGAGCGCGAGACCCGGCGCCGCCGCGAACTGCTGGACGCCGTCTGGCCCTATCCGGCCCTGGACACCGCCCCGGTGCTGCCCCGGCCGGCCGCCCCCGGCCAGACGGTGACCTGCCGCCAGCGGATCCTGCTCCGCCACGCGGACGGCATACGCACCCCGGCCGAACTCGCCTGGACCCTCGGCAGACCCGCCTTCCACACGCTGCTCGACGTCCGGCGGCTCGCCGCGGCCGGACTGGTCGAGACCCCGCACGCGCCGGCCCCCCAGCCGGTCGCGGCCCCCCTGCCCGACTGGGTCACCCAGGCCCAGAGCCCGGACGTGGCGCTGCTCCGACGGTTACGCGACGCACTGGAGGCAAGCCTGTGA
- a CDS encoding roadblock/LC7 domain-containing protein, which translates to MVPAEAEAEILAELRRLRARVPQLTGALAASADGLVLARDTAATEAEAVAALTAAALGVAQRLADTTGQGGFRELLVRGDNGYVATYAAGEAAVLTLMAEPRANVGRLHLEARRSSLHIAELIQETIGRRGPGSRP; encoded by the coding sequence ATGGTGCCTGCCGAAGCCGAAGCCGAGATACTCGCCGAGCTCCGGCGGCTGCGGGCCCGAGTCCCCCAGCTCACCGGAGCCCTCGCCGCCAGCGCCGACGGCCTGGTACTGGCCCGGGACACCGCCGCCACCGAGGCCGAAGCCGTGGCCGCGCTGACCGCCGCCGCCCTCGGCGTGGCCCAGCGGCTCGCCGACACCACCGGCCAGGGCGGCTTCCGTGAACTCCTGGTCCGAGGTGACAACGGCTATGTCGCCACCTACGCCGCCGGAGAAGCGGCCGTCCTCACCCTGATGGCCGAACCCCGTGCCAATGTCGGCCGCCTCCATCTCGAGGCCCGCCGCTCCAGTCTGCACATCGCCGAGCTCATCCAGGAGACCATCGGTCGCCGGGGTCCCGGCAGCCGCCCCTGA
- a CDS encoding PucR family transcriptional regulator, with protein MQYSERPATAPSPAAVPHGTLPAMERIIEEIRGDLDRRIATAADRLTDRTLAEDPAYAALLGRAELRERIHHNLRQAVEGLVRSIRGLPVDLADARATGVLRAGQGLPLTSLLRTYRHGGRLLWQALTESVAAHDRTRLPGLLPAAAVLWDVLDQLTDAVAEAYRHTEAARSARDRERRAALLDALLDGTGAARGLVSEAAAQLGLAERGRFAVVVLEPGSGAGAGSGPGAAGEPQAGAGGPRVLWRIRADGDTGLVDLGGLPLDSVRELLAPLGARAGVSPVVETPTALARARWLAGLALRTAAGSTARRTVLLDEALPAALVAAQGELADRLRQVVLGPVLALPGEDCRVLLSTLGTWLACQGSTTHAAQRLFCHRNTVSNRLRRLEQLTGRTLADPAQVVELALAHAAVLQGGPA; from the coding sequence GTGCAGTACTCCGAGCGGCCGGCCACCGCCCCCTCCCCAGCCGCCGTTCCGCATGGCACGCTGCCCGCCATGGAGAGGATCATCGAGGAGATACGCGGGGACCTGGACCGGCGGATCGCCACCGCCGCGGACCGGCTGACCGACCGCACCCTGGCCGAGGACCCCGCGTACGCCGCCCTGCTCGGCCGCGCCGAGCTGCGCGAGCGGATCCACCACAACCTCCGCCAGGCCGTCGAAGGCCTGGTCCGCAGCATCCGCGGCCTCCCGGTGGACCTCGCCGACGCCCGCGCCACCGGAGTGCTGCGCGCCGGGCAGGGGCTGCCCCTCACCTCACTGCTGCGCACCTACCGGCACGGAGGCCGGCTGCTCTGGCAGGCCCTCACCGAGTCGGTGGCCGCACACGACCGGACCCGGCTGCCCGGGCTGCTGCCGGCCGCGGCCGTGCTGTGGGACGTACTGGACCAGCTGACGGACGCGGTCGCCGAGGCCTACCGGCACACCGAGGCGGCCCGCAGCGCCCGCGACCGGGAGCGCCGCGCGGCCCTGCTCGACGCCCTGCTGGACGGTACGGGGGCGGCCCGCGGGCTGGTGTCGGAGGCGGCGGCGCAGCTGGGGCTGGCCGAGCGGGGGCGGTTCGCGGTGGTGGTGCTGGAACCGGGCTCCGGAGCCGGCGCCGGGTCCGGGCCCGGGGCTGCCGGCGAACCGCAGGCCGGGGCGGGCGGACCCCGGGTGCTGTGGCGGATCCGGGCCGACGGGGACACCGGACTGGTGGATCTGGGCGGGCTCCCGCTGGACTCCGTACGGGAGTTGCTGGCGCCGCTCGGCGCGCGGGCCGGGGTCAGCCCGGTGGTGGAGACCCCGACCGCGCTGGCCCGGGCCCGGTGGCTGGCCGGGCTGGCGCTGCGTACCGCCGCCGGCTCCACCGCCCGGCGCACGGTCCTGCTGGACGAGGCCCTGCCGGCGGCGCTGGTGGCCGCCCAGGGCGAACTCGCCGACCGGCTGCGGCAGGTGGTGCTGGGGCCGGTGCTGGCGCTGCCGGGCGAGGACTGCCGGGTACTCCTCAGCACCCTGGGCACCTGGCTGGCCTGCCAGGGCTCCACCACCCATGCCGCACAGCGGCTGTTCTGCCATCGCAACACCGTCTCGAACCGGCTGCGCCGGCTGGAACAGCTGACCGGCCGCACGCTGGCCGATCCGGCCCAGGTGGTCGAACTGGCGCTGGCCCACGCGGCGGTCCTCCAGGGCGGGCCAGCCTGA
- a CDS encoding response regulator, whose amino-acid sequence MIRLLLVDDDPIVRAGLRLMLGGAPDLEVVGEAADGAEVPALVAAHSPDLVLMDIRMPGTDGLAATEALRARPGAPEVIVLTTFNTDEHVLRALRAGAAGFLLKDTPPQEIVTAVRRVMAGEPVLSPAVTQALIDRVAGLTGRDTRAEAARARLALLADREREVALAVGRGRSNAEIARELHLSLPTVKTHVSRILTKLDLNNRVQIALLVHDAGESGAG is encoded by the coding sequence GTGATCCGGCTGCTGCTGGTCGACGACGACCCGATCGTGCGGGCCGGGCTGCGCCTGATGCTCGGCGGGGCGCCGGACCTGGAGGTGGTCGGGGAGGCGGCCGACGGGGCGGAGGTGCCCGCGCTGGTCGCGGCGCACTCCCCCGACCTGGTGCTGATGGACATCCGGATGCCCGGCACCGACGGGCTGGCGGCGACCGAGGCGCTGCGGGCCCGGCCCGGTGCGCCCGAGGTGATTGTGCTGACCACCTTCAACACGGACGAGCACGTGTTGCGCGCCCTGCGGGCCGGTGCCGCCGGGTTCCTGCTGAAGGACACCCCGCCGCAGGAGATCGTCACCGCGGTGCGGCGGGTGATGGCCGGCGAGCCGGTGCTGTCCCCGGCCGTCACCCAGGCACTGATCGACCGGGTGGCGGGGCTGACCGGCCGCGACACCCGGGCCGAGGCCGCCCGGGCCCGGCTGGCCCTGCTGGCGGACCGGGAGCGGGAGGTCGCGCTGGCCGTCGGACGCGGCCGGTCCAACGCCGAGATCGCCCGCGAGCTGCACCTGTCGCTGCCGACCGTGAAGACCCATGTCTCGCGGATCCTCACCAAGCTGGACCTGAACAACCGGGTCCAGATCGCCCTGCTGGTCCACGACGCGGGCGAGTCGGGCGCCGGCTGA
- a CDS encoding sensor histidine kinase, protein MHTLHRTRRDWAADLGMFVFASCFAALTTQAVPVPADLSPAWRAADLLAGALGCASVFLRRRWPVQLAVALLVGGAWAHYLTGPALVAVFTVAATRPWRVTAWVTAVAFAPLPVFLVQLPGMAEDRAGSALTYFTLIAAAIGWGLYRRSRRQLVDSLRERAELAEADAALRAERAQQQAREEIAREMHDVLGHRLSLLSVHAGALEFNPTAPREEIARAAGVIRESAHLALQDLREVIGVLRAPPGEFGSRPQPDPAGIVELLAESRAAGMRVECGPLPSDRPAPAPAVGRAAYRIVQEALTNARKHAPGAPVRLSVTGGPGRGLTVEVVNPPPAGPTAEAAAAAAAAAPPGPGGQGLLGLGERARLAGGRLEYGVDGGGEFRVAAWLPWGPADPEL, encoded by the coding sequence ATGCACACCCTCCACCGGACCCGCCGGGACTGGGCCGCCGACCTGGGAATGTTCGTCTTCGCGAGCTGCTTCGCCGCCCTCACCACACAGGCCGTGCCGGTTCCCGCGGACCTCTCCCCCGCCTGGCGGGCCGCCGATCTGCTGGCCGGTGCGCTGGGCTGCGCCTCGGTGTTCCTGCGCCGGCGGTGGCCGGTGCAGCTCGCCGTGGCCCTGCTGGTGGGCGGCGCCTGGGCGCACTATCTGACCGGCCCGGCCCTGGTGGCGGTGTTCACGGTGGCCGCGACCCGGCCGTGGCGGGTGACGGCCTGGGTGACCGCCGTGGCCTTCGCCCCGCTGCCGGTGTTCCTGGTGCAGCTGCCCGGGATGGCGGAGGACCGGGCCGGATCGGCCCTGACGTACTTCACCCTGATCGCGGCGGCCATCGGCTGGGGGCTGTACCGGCGGTCCCGACGGCAGCTGGTGGATTCGCTGCGGGAACGGGCGGAGCTGGCGGAGGCCGATGCGGCGCTGCGGGCGGAACGGGCCCAGCAGCAGGCCCGCGAGGAGATCGCGCGCGAGATGCACGACGTACTGGGGCACCGGCTGTCGCTGCTGAGCGTGCACGCGGGGGCGCTGGAGTTCAACCCGACAGCGCCGCGGGAGGAGATCGCCCGGGCGGCGGGCGTCATCCGGGAGAGCGCACACCTGGCGCTACAGGACCTACGCGAGGTGATCGGGGTGCTGCGGGCCCCGCCCGGGGAGTTCGGGAGCCGTCCGCAGCCGGATCCGGCCGGGATCGTGGAGCTGCTGGCGGAGTCCCGGGCGGCGGGCATGCGGGTGGAGTGCGGCCCGCTGCCGTCGGACCGGCCGGCGCCGGCCCCCGCCGTCGGCCGGGCGGCGTACCGGATCGTCCAGGAGGCGCTGACCAATGCGCGCAAGCACGCCCCGGGCGCCCCGGTCCGGCTGTCCGTCACCGGTGGCCCGGGCCGGGGGCTGACGGTGGAGGTCGTCAACCCGCCCCCGGCGGGCCCGACGGCGGAGGCAGCGGCGGCAGCGGCGGCAGCGGCCCCGCCGGGTCCCGGCGGGCAGGGGCTGCTCGGGCTGGGTGAACGGGCCCGGCTGGCCGGCGGGCGGCTGGAGTACGGGGTGGACGGCGGCGGGGAGTTCCGGGTGGCGGCCTGGCTACCCTGGGGTCCGGCCGACCCAGAACTGTGA
- a CDS encoding helix-turn-helix domain-containing protein has product MNAPDPHRRDRAIQPWNRSDDILKAHRLAHTGGSAALLRWLSVRLAGWTGVLESGGPPGCPEPELAARAAAELTARGVRSAVLDGPAATALLFALDEGSALAAVLPRPYPPGASVLLADTAVPLSLVRRVEEAARREERARLAESRARESVLHLLMDGRLSLAHQVAGALTPALPDPMRMYVVECRPGTREEVLRQCTELTGGRAWIVRCPVYVRHLIVLVPLEATVTAPTGHDPLAAALSATARDSVTGVSEVTCLRDAPAAYTQAFHALAVARGRVQRYARFGPGPELALAAHTAGAGWAEAMLAPLHGYAPRRPQDPGPQELRATAHAWLNFTSHATRLLKIHRNTLATRIRVVEELLGLELARLSDQAALSLALRLTPGGPPPRPAQSRAASLDEVLSHPSLTRWAHRHLRPLTGPEAPAGARDTVRVWLRHDARLVPAAAALGISVPGARKRLSRIEALLERSLLQSPSARHDLWLAHRAEELGVCHAE; this is encoded by the coding sequence CTCTCCGTCCGGCTGGCCGGCTGGACCGGGGTACTGGAATCCGGAGGGCCGCCGGGCTGCCCGGAACCGGAGCTCGCCGCCCGGGCCGCCGCCGAGCTCACCGCCCGCGGGGTCCGCTCGGCCGTCCTGGACGGTCCGGCCGCCACCGCCCTGCTGTTCGCGCTGGACGAGGGCAGCGCCCTGGCCGCCGTACTGCCCCGCCCCTACCCGCCGGGGGCGTCCGTCCTGCTCGCCGACACCGCTGTACCGCTCTCGCTGGTGCGGCGGGTCGAAGAGGCCGCCCGGCGCGAGGAACGGGCCCGGCTGGCCGAGTCCCGGGCCCGCGAGTCGGTGCTGCACCTGCTGATGGACGGCCGCCTCTCCCTCGCCCACCAGGTCGCCGGGGCACTGACCCCCGCACTGCCCGACCCGATGCGGATGTACGTCGTCGAATGCCGCCCGGGAACGCGCGAGGAGGTGCTCCGGCAGTGCACCGAACTCACCGGCGGGCGCGCCTGGATCGTGCGCTGCCCGGTCTACGTCCGCCACCTCATCGTGCTGGTCCCGCTCGAAGCCACCGTCACCGCCCCCACCGGCCACGACCCGCTCGCCGCGGCGCTGTCGGCGACGGCCCGGGACAGTGTGACCGGGGTCAGCGAGGTGACCTGCCTGCGGGACGCCCCGGCCGCCTACACCCAGGCCTTCCACGCCCTCGCCGTGGCCCGCGGCCGGGTGCAGCGGTACGCCCGGTTCGGCCCCGGCCCCGAGCTGGCCCTGGCCGCCCACACGGCCGGGGCCGGCTGGGCCGAGGCCATGCTGGCGCCGCTGCACGGCTATGCGCCCCGGCGGCCCCAGGACCCGGGCCCGCAGGAGCTGCGCGCCACCGCGCACGCCTGGCTGAACTTCACCTCGCACGCCACCCGGCTGCTGAAGATCCACCGGAACACCCTCGCCACCAGGATCCGGGTGGTGGAGGAACTCCTCGGCCTGGAGCTGGCCCGGCTGTCCGACCAGGCGGCGCTCTCACTGGCCCTGCGGCTCACCCCCGGCGGACCCCCGCCCCGTCCTGCCCAGAGCCGCGCGGCCTCGCTGGACGAGGTGCTGAGCCACCCCAGCCTGACCCGCTGGGCCCACCGCCACCTCCGGCCGCTGACCGGCCCGGAGGCCCCGGCAGGCGCCCGTGACACCGTCCGGGTCTGGCTGCGCCACGACGCCCGGCTGGTCCCGGCGGCGGCTGCACTCGGGATCTCCGTACCCGGTGCACGCAAGCGGCTGAGCAGGATCGAAGCGCTGCTGGAGCGGTCCCTGCTGCAGTCGCCCAGCGCCCGCCACGACCTGTGGCTCGCACACAGGGCCGAGGAGCTCGGTGTGTGTCACGCCGAATGA